A stretch of Streptomyces vietnamensis DNA encodes these proteins:
- a CDS encoding helix-turn-helix domain-containing protein: protein MTTILRAGRREIIRHPSRVPRRSRTERRAPVAPSFCDPSAMEALAVRLSGLDPYVDGAMRIVAFYDTLMRRRVDLPALARASAGLAECVAGIRLHGTGRSTRVSPQGTQASTPPAPASTEVPITLDEEEIGTVWLERPGPPNPLDEVLLDRFALAAAAAAERYGPARTTMADPALVELAVSSDSDDAARARALRLLGFAPDLPVHVVAVRTSLPLDRVGTLVCPGRPVKAAPLADVGVILATTLDRTGFPAGVRAGIGGTGSPDRSWRQARTALRFTTPREPVVHHADLGALALLADIPEEAVRDNPDVTAIDRLSPEDLETLDTYCATASVRRAAELLHLHHSSIARRLDHIGRTLALDLTAPAGLTRARLALTTWRLLHN from the coding sequence ATGACGACCATCCTGCGGGCCGGCCGCCGGGAGATCATCCGCCATCCGTCGCGCGTCCCGCGCCGGTCACGCACCGAACGGCGCGCCCCCGTCGCTCCGTCCTTCTGCGATCCTTCTGCCATGGAGGCACTGGCCGTACGGCTGTCGGGACTCGATCCGTACGTGGACGGCGCGATGCGCATCGTCGCGTTCTACGACACCCTCATGCGCCGCCGGGTGGACCTCCCGGCGCTCGCCCGGGCATCGGCGGGCCTGGCCGAGTGCGTCGCCGGGATACGGCTCCACGGCACCGGCCGCTCGACCCGCGTCTCGCCCCAGGGCACGCAGGCGTCCACCCCGCCGGCGCCCGCGTCCACCGAGGTGCCGATCACCCTCGACGAGGAGGAGATCGGCACGGTCTGGCTGGAGCGTCCCGGCCCGCCCAACCCGCTCGACGAGGTCCTCCTCGACCGCTTCGCCCTCGCCGCCGCGGCCGCCGCCGAACGCTACGGCCCCGCCCGCACCACCATGGCCGACCCGGCCCTCGTCGAACTGGCCGTCAGTTCCGACAGCGACGACGCCGCCCGGGCCCGGGCGCTCCGCCTCCTGGGCTTCGCCCCCGACCTCCCCGTCCACGTCGTCGCCGTACGCACCAGCCTCCCGCTCGACCGCGTCGGCACCCTGGTCTGCCCGGGCCGCCCGGTGAAGGCGGCCCCGCTCGCCGACGTGGGCGTCATCCTGGCCACCACCCTGGACCGTACGGGCTTCCCCGCAGGCGTACGAGCGGGCATCGGCGGCACCGGGAGCCCCGACCGCTCCTGGCGCCAGGCCCGTACGGCGCTCCGCTTCACCACCCCGCGCGAACCCGTCGTCCACCACGCCGACCTGGGCGCGCTGGCCCTCCTGGCGGACATCCCCGAGGAGGCCGTACGGGACAACCCCGACGTGACCGCGATCGACCGCCTGTCCCCGGAGGACCTGGAGACACTGGACACCTACTGCGCCACCGCCTCCGTCCGCCGCGCGGCCGAGCTCCTCCACCTCCACCACAGCAGCATCGCCCGCCGCCTCGACCACATCGGCAGGACCCTCGCCCTGGACCTCACGGCCCCCGCGGGCCTGACCCGCGCCCGGCTCGCCCTCACCACCTGGCGACTGCTCCACAACTGA
- a CDS encoding alpha/beta hydrolase yields the protein MDPELEAFIPFFPQTDLSDPVSARAYFAGLAAAVPAPDTSEMEVEDRVVPGDPDVAVRIYRPRRAQGAVVWLHGGGYVMGNVDTEHPWATRIAENSGAVVISVGYRLAPEHPFPAALDDAYAVLNWMAGHAAELGIDPARIAVGGHSAGGGLAAAVALRARDEQGPPIRFQLLNQAGLDDRLETWSARNFTDTPWYHRGKAIAAWGHYLGGRPATPYAAPARAADLSGLPPAYVASAEFCPNRDEDLAYAVRLLQAGVSVEIHQWPGTFHGSQAILSAEVSQRQNAELGAVLRRALAD from the coding sequence ATGGATCCCGAACTCGAAGCGTTCATCCCCTTCTTCCCGCAGACCGATCTGTCCGACCCGGTCTCCGCCCGCGCCTACTTCGCCGGTCTGGCGGCCGCCGTACCGGCGCCGGACACCTCGGAGATGGAGGTCGAGGACCGTGTCGTGCCCGGCGACCCGGACGTGGCGGTACGGATCTACCGGCCGCGCCGGGCACAGGGGGCGGTGGTCTGGCTGCACGGCGGCGGGTACGTCATGGGGAACGTGGACACCGAGCACCCGTGGGCCACCCGCATCGCGGAGAACTCCGGCGCGGTGGTGATCTCCGTCGGCTACCGCCTTGCCCCCGAGCACCCGTTCCCGGCCGCGCTCGACGACGCCTACGCCGTACTGAACTGGATGGCCGGACACGCGGCCGAACTCGGCATCGACCCCGCACGGATCGCGGTCGGGGGCCACAGCGCCGGCGGCGGGCTCGCGGCCGCGGTGGCGCTGCGGGCGCGGGACGAGCAGGGGCCGCCGATCCGTTTCCAGCTGCTCAACCAGGCGGGGCTCGACGACCGTCTGGAGACCTGGTCGGCACGGAACTTCACCGACACGCCCTGGTACCACCGCGGCAAGGCGATCGCCGCCTGGGGGCACTACCTGGGTGGCCGGCCGGCCACCCCGTACGCCGCCCCGGCGCGGGCGGCCGATCTGTCGGGCCTCCCGCCGGCGTACGTCGCCTCGGCCGAGTTCTGCCCGAACCGCGACGAGGACCTCGCCTACGCGGTCCGGCTGCTCCAGGCGGGCGTGTCCGTCGAGATCCACCAGTGGCCCGGCACGTTCCACGGATCGCAGGCGATCCTCTCCGCCGAGGTCTCGCAGCGGCAGAACGCCGAACTCGGCGCCGTGCTGCGGCGCGCCCTCGCCGACTGA
- a CDS encoding serine hydrolase domain-containing protein: MTTRLQAALDDVHHAGVPGVIAAVRDGDRTWSGASGVADLATGRPVTADMRHRVGSVTKTFTAAAVMLQVEQGHIRLDAPIGDYLPELVPGERGRRITVRMLLNNTSGIPDYLAYAFPSLQGFPTRLDVSTRSLDDNRFRTFRPAELIEMGLSAPPVGEPGGPTGVYSNVNWLLLGELLERVTGMPAEECITRSVIDRAGLRHTGFPKGTEVEGPHSRLYEAFYGLIDPPRDYSVYDMSWVGVAAALVSTMTDLNRFYARLLAGEVVSPASLAEMQRTIPATALDGSPIQYGLGLHRVDLGGSTFWGHDGTVWGSGTMSLTSADGERQMSVSVNLIRWNRPDASGRPQPHPIDGAMKALYQRALCGEDLNGHAEDPAGATV; the protein is encoded by the coding sequence ATGACGACACGACTGCAGGCCGCCCTGGACGACGTCCACCACGCCGGCGTGCCGGGCGTGATCGCCGCGGTACGGGACGGGGACCGGACCTGGAGCGGCGCGTCCGGGGTCGCCGATCTCGCGACCGGCCGTCCCGTCACGGCCGACATGCGGCACCGCGTCGGCAGCGTCACCAAGACCTTCACCGCGGCCGCCGTCATGCTCCAGGTCGAGCAGGGGCACATCCGGCTCGACGCACCGATCGGCGACTACCTCCCGGAGCTCGTGCCGGGCGAGCGGGGCCGGAGGATCACGGTCCGGATGCTGCTCAACAACACGAGCGGCATCCCCGACTACCTCGCCTACGCGTTCCCGTCCCTCCAGGGGTTCCCGACCCGCCTCGACGTGTCGACGCGGAGCCTGGACGACAACCGGTTCCGTACCTTCCGTCCGGCCGAGCTGATCGAGATGGGGCTCTCGGCGCCCCCGGTGGGCGAGCCCGGCGGGCCCACGGGGGTGTACTCGAACGTCAACTGGCTGCTCCTCGGCGAGCTCCTGGAGCGGGTGACCGGGATGCCGGCCGAGGAGTGCATCACCCGGAGCGTCATCGATCGTGCCGGGCTCCGGCACACCGGGTTCCCGAAGGGGACGGAGGTCGAGGGCCCGCACTCGCGGCTGTACGAGGCGTTCTACGGCCTGATCGACCCTCCGCGTGACTACAGCGTCTACGACATGTCCTGGGTGGGGGTGGCGGCCGCGCTGGTGTCGACCATGACGGACCTCAACCGCTTCTACGCCCGGCTGCTCGCCGGAGAGGTCGTCAGCCCGGCGTCCCTTGCGGAGATGCAGCGGACGATCCCGGCCACGGCCCTGGACGGGTCGCCGATCCAGTACGGGCTCGGTCTGCACAGGGTCGATCTCGGCGGCTCCACCTTCTGGGGTCACGACGGCACCGTCTGGGGATCCGGAACGATGTCGCTGACCAGCGCGGACGGCGAACGCCAGATGTCCGTGTCGGTCAACCTCATCCGCTGGAACAGGCCGGACGCCTCGGGGAGGCCGCAGCCCCACCCCATCGACGGTGCCATGAAGGCGCTGTACCAGCGGGCGCTGTGCGGCGAGGACCTAAACGGTCACGCCGAGGACCCTGCCGGCGCCACCGTGTAG
- a CDS encoding aldehyde dehydrogenase family protein yields the protein MTDTLPTLTSRNPADPADVLLRIPAPGAFAAVDTVERARAAQPGWLLAGAAARSAALGAIATAVEAAAGELAELAVREVGKPLTEARAEVARTAAIWRYYAQAPYQPTGEVHETAAGTGLLLTRRRPHGVAGLITPWNFPFAIPTWKAAPALAAGNTVVLKPAPEATACARRLAEIVQQAVPEAVFTVLPGGATEGNALVSAVDVVSFTGSTPVGQAVARAATARGIPAQAEMGGLNAALVLPDADIEQAAGHIAASLAGYAGQKCTATSRVIAVGAALDPLREALSEALRALPVGDPADPATVCGPLIHEAARDRVVDACRGLAKLAAGTALDGPGWYAAPTLVEKVDPGHRLLREEVFGPVATLLAADDLAHAIRITNSVPYGLVTSVHTADLNTALHGLDLLDTGMIRINAPSTGVDFHLPFGGSKASSHGPREQGRAGLEFYTSGRTYTVAPAGSSA from the coding sequence ATGACCGACACGCTTCCCACCCTCACCTCCCGCAACCCGGCCGACCCGGCCGACGTGCTCCTGCGCATCCCCGCGCCCGGCGCCTTCGCGGCCGTCGACACCGTCGAACGGGCCCGTGCCGCCCAGCCCGGCTGGCTCCTCGCCGGAGCCGCCGCCCGCTCGGCCGCCCTGGGCGCGATCGCCACCGCCGTCGAGGCCGCGGCCGGCGAACTGGCCGAGCTCGCCGTGCGCGAGGTGGGCAAGCCGCTGACCGAGGCCAGGGCCGAGGTGGCCCGTACCGCCGCGATCTGGCGCTACTACGCCCAGGCCCCCTACCAGCCCACCGGAGAGGTCCACGAGACCGCGGCCGGAACCGGACTGCTCCTGACCCGGCGCCGCCCGCACGGCGTGGCCGGGCTCATCACGCCCTGGAACTTCCCCTTCGCCATCCCGACCTGGAAGGCCGCCCCCGCGCTCGCGGCCGGGAACACGGTCGTCCTCAAACCCGCCCCCGAGGCCACCGCGTGCGCCCGGCGCCTCGCCGAGATCGTCCAGCAGGCGGTGCCGGAGGCGGTGTTCACCGTCCTGCCCGGCGGCGCGACCGAGGGCAACGCGCTCGTCTCGGCCGTCGACGTCGTCTCCTTCACCGGCTCCACCCCCGTCGGCCAGGCCGTGGCCAGGGCCGCGACCGCCCGGGGCATCCCGGCGCAGGCCGAGATGGGCGGCCTGAACGCGGCGCTCGTCCTGCCCGACGCGGACATCGAGCAGGCGGCCGGCCACATCGCGGCCTCCCTCGCCGGGTACGCGGGCCAGAAGTGCACCGCCACCAGCCGCGTCATCGCGGTCGGCGCCGCCCTCGACCCGCTGCGCGAGGCACTCTCCGAAGCACTGAGGGCCCTCCCCGTCGGCGACCCCGCCGACCCGGCCACCGTGTGCGGGCCCCTCATCCACGAGGCCGCCCGCGACCGGGTCGTCGACGCCTGCCGGGGCCTTGCGAAGCTCGCCGCCGGCACCGCGCTCGACGGGCCCGGCTGGTACGCGGCCCCGACCCTGGTGGAGAAGGTGGACCCCGGGCACCGGCTGCTGCGCGAAGAGGTCTTCGGCCCCGTCGCGACCCTGCTCGCCGCCGACGACCTCGCCCACGCGATCCGGATCACCAACTCCGTCCCGTACGGCCTGGTGACCTCCGTCCACACGGCCGACCTGAACACGGCCCTGCACGGCCTCGACCTGCTCGACACCGGGATGATCCGGATCAACGCCCCCTCCACCGGCGTCGACTTCCACCTGCCGTTCGGCGGCTCCAAGGCCTCCAGCCACGGGCCGCGCGAACAGGGCCGAGCGGGCCTGGAGTTCTACACGTCGGGCCGCACCTACACGGTGGCGCCGGCAGGGTCCTCGGCGTGA
- a CDS encoding dihydrodipicolinate synthase family protein, with translation MTATTWNTDRPWRGIMVATTLPFREDLSVDHDAYAEHVAWLIANGCDGVVPNGSLGEYQTLTDAERAQVVRTAVEAAGDGARVMPGVAAYGSAESRRWAEQAAEAGAGSVLLLPPNTYRADATAVRAHYTEVAGVGIPIVAYNNPFDTKVDLTPDLLARLHGDGSIVAVKEFSGDVRRAYEIAELAPELDLLIGADDVLLELAVAGAVGWIAGYPNAFPASCAALYHAAVAGDLTTALPLYKSLHSLLRWDSKTEFVQSIKLSMDLAGRPGGPTRPPRHPLTGTIEAAVRTATEKVVADGHH, from the coding sequence ATGACCGCCACCACCTGGAACACCGACCGCCCCTGGCGCGGCATCATGGTCGCCACCACCCTCCCCTTCCGCGAGGACCTCTCCGTCGACCACGACGCCTACGCCGAGCACGTGGCCTGGCTGATCGCCAACGGCTGCGACGGCGTCGTCCCGAACGGCTCCCTCGGCGAGTACCAGACCCTCACCGACGCGGAGCGCGCCCAGGTCGTCCGTACCGCCGTCGAAGCGGCGGGCGACGGGGCACGGGTCATGCCGGGTGTCGCCGCGTACGGCAGCGCCGAGTCCCGCCGCTGGGCCGAACAGGCCGCCGAGGCCGGCGCCGGTTCGGTCCTGCTCCTGCCGCCCAACACGTACCGCGCCGACGCGACGGCCGTGCGCGCCCACTACACCGAGGTGGCCGGCGTCGGCATCCCGATCGTCGCGTACAACAACCCCTTCGACACCAAGGTCGACCTCACCCCCGACCTCCTCGCCCGGCTGCACGGCGACGGCAGCATCGTCGCGGTGAAGGAGTTCAGCGGCGACGTCCGCCGCGCCTACGAGATCGCCGAACTCGCCCCGGAACTCGATCTGCTGATCGGAGCCGACGACGTCCTCCTCGAACTCGCCGTCGCGGGCGCCGTCGGGTGGATCGCCGGTTACCCCAACGCCTTCCCCGCCAGCTGCGCCGCGCTGTACCACGCCGCCGTCGCGGGCGACCTGACGACCGCTCTCCCGCTGTACAAGTCCCTGCACTCCCTGCTGCGCTGGGACTCGAAGACGGAGTTCGTCCAGTCCATCAAGCTCTCCATGGACCTCGCCGGCCGCCCCGGCGGCCCCACCCGCCCGCCGCGCCACCCGCTCACCGGCACGATCGAGGCCGCGGTGCGGACCGCCACGGAGAAGGTCGTGGCCGACGGCCACCACTGA
- a CDS encoding NAD(P)/FAD-dependent oxidoreductase: MTASPSEPETPETPETPETYDLAVVGAGSAGLSGAVTASELGLSVALLDTSTQTGGQFYRHPAPALGAVRPEALHHDWSAFSDLRRRLAGSGVAHLAGHHVWSTVREGDGTWSVHAVTGADGTEERPVRIRARALLLATGAYERQLPFPGWTLPGVVGAGGAQAMLKSGLVLPGRRIVVAGSGPLLLAVASSLAAAGARVPAVVEAAGYLRYARSPRALVTNPGKAAEALLHGSGLLRHRVRLRLRSAVTEVHGTDRVEAVTVTRLDADWRPVPGTGRRIACDALAVGHGLVPQIELATTAGCATRRLPDGTLGLALDDLQETSEPGLWAAGETGGVGGAELARTEGELAARAITARILGRRAGASRIAELRRRRDRMRAFADVMSAAHAPGPGWQDWLTDDTDVCRCEEVDAGRVREAVAELGARDARTVKLLTRAGMGWCQGRMCGTAVACLAARGGTAEPPAERRPFAVPVRLSTLAALDEAPHPDAS; the protein is encoded by the coding sequence ATGACCGCCTCGCCGTCTGAGCCGGAGACGCCGGAGACACCGGAGACGCCGGAGACGTACGACCTGGCGGTCGTGGGAGCCGGTTCCGCGGGACTCTCCGGCGCCGTCACGGCCTCCGAACTCGGCCTCTCCGTCGCCCTCCTCGACACCTCCACCCAGACCGGCGGGCAGTTCTACCGGCACCCGGCGCCCGCGCTCGGCGCCGTACGGCCCGAGGCCCTGCACCACGACTGGTCCGCCTTCTCCGACCTCCGGCGACGCCTCGCCGGAAGCGGCGTCGCCCACCTCGCCGGACACCACGTGTGGTCCACGGTGCGGGAGGGCGACGGGACCTGGTCGGTGCACGCGGTCACCGGGGCCGACGGAACCGAGGAGCGGCCCGTACGGATCCGGGCCCGGGCGCTGCTGCTCGCCACCGGCGCGTACGAACGCCAACTCCCCTTCCCCGGCTGGACCCTGCCCGGCGTCGTGGGCGCCGGAGGAGCGCAGGCCATGCTCAAATCAGGGCTCGTACTGCCCGGCCGCCGCATCGTCGTGGCCGGCAGCGGCCCCCTGCTGCTCGCCGTCGCCTCCTCCCTCGCCGCCGCCGGCGCACGAGTGCCGGCCGTGGTCGAGGCCGCCGGCTATCTGCGGTACGCCCGCAGCCCCCGGGCGCTCGTGACCAACCCGGGAAAGGCGGCCGAAGCCCTGCTGCACGGATCCGGACTGCTCCGGCACCGGGTACGGCTCCGGCTGCGCAGCGCGGTCACCGAAGTGCACGGCACCGACCGGGTGGAGGCCGTCACCGTCACCCGCCTGGACGCCGACTGGCGTCCCGTACCGGGCACGGGCCGCCGGATCGCCTGCGACGCCCTGGCCGTCGGCCACGGCCTGGTCCCGCAGATCGAGCTGGCCACGACGGCCGGCTGCGCCACCCGACGGCTCCCCGACGGCACCCTCGGCCTCGCCCTGGACGACCTCCAGGAGACCTCGGAGCCCGGCCTGTGGGCGGCGGGCGAGACCGGAGGCGTGGGGGGTGCGGAACTCGCCCGTACCGAAGGCGAGTTGGCCGCTCGGGCGATCACCGCGCGGATCCTCGGCCGCCGGGCCGGTGCGAGCCGGATCGCCGAACTGCGGCGCCGCCGGGACCGGATGCGCGCCTTCGCCGACGTGATGTCCGCGGCCCACGCCCCGGGCCCCGGCTGGCAGGACTGGCTCACCGACGACACGGACGTGTGCCGCTGCGAGGAGGTCGATGCCGGGCGCGTCCGCGAGGCCGTCGCCGAGCTCGGCGCGCGGGACGCGCGCACCGTCAAGCTTCTCACCCGGGCCGGGATGGGCTGGTGCCAGGGGCGGATGTGCGGGACGGCCGTCGCCTGCCTCGCCGCGCGCGGCGGAACCGCCGAACCGCCCGCGGAGCGGCGCCCGTTCGCGGTACCGGTCCGGCTCTCGACCCTTGCCGCCCTGGACGAGGCCCCGCATCCCGACGCTTCCTAG
- a CDS encoding (2Fe-2S)-binding protein: MARTPADLVGAHPEAPFEITFDGRRVTALPGQTVAAALWGAGILAWRTTRDGGRPRGAFCGIGQCYDCLATVNGEPNRRACLVPARPGDAITTQEGHGHDRLAV, encoded by the coding sequence GTGGCCCGCACCCCCGCCGACCTCGTCGGCGCACACCCCGAAGCGCCGTTCGAGATCACCTTCGACGGCCGTCGCGTCACCGCCCTGCCGGGGCAGACCGTCGCCGCCGCCCTCTGGGGCGCCGGCATCCTGGCCTGGCGCACCACCCGGGACGGCGGCCGGCCGCGCGGCGCCTTCTGCGGCATCGGCCAGTGCTACGACTGCCTCGCCACCGTCAACGGCGAACCCAACCGGCGCGCCTGTCTGGTCCCGGCCCGCCCCGGCGACGCGATCACCACCCAGGAGGGGCACGGCCATGACCGCCTCGCCGTCTGA
- a CDS encoding NAD(P)/FAD-dependent oxidoreductase, translating to MPTRNTSDVIVVGAGVVGAACAHYAARAGLSVTVVDRGPVAGGTTGAGEGNLLVSDKEPGPELELALVSTALWRELAELLPPQVEYEAKGGLVVASDEPGMRALRDFAARQEKAGVTSQEVPADRLHDLEPHLAPTLAGGFLYPQDAQVMPAHAAARLLRTDGERIRLRLGEEVTGLLTGTAGEIRGVRTTAGEIHAPSVVNAAGTWGGALAELAGVHLPVLPRRGFVLVTEPLPRVVRRKVYAADYVADVASGSAALQTSAVVEGTPAGPVLIGASRERVGFDRTLSTEVLRRLAAGATALFPVLGTVRAIRTYLGFRPYLPDHLPAIGPDPRVPGLLHACGHEGAGIGLAPVTGEIVTACLTGAEPPLDIHPFRPDRFADAP from the coding sequence GTGCCCACGAGAAACACCTCGGATGTCATCGTCGTCGGCGCCGGCGTCGTCGGCGCGGCCTGCGCCCACTACGCCGCCCGAGCCGGCCTCTCCGTCACCGTCGTCGACCGCGGTCCGGTCGCCGGCGGCACGACGGGAGCGGGCGAGGGAAACCTCCTGGTCTCCGACAAGGAGCCGGGGCCCGAGCTCGAACTCGCCCTCGTCTCCACCGCGTTGTGGCGGGAGTTGGCCGAACTTCTCCCGCCGCAGGTCGAGTACGAGGCCAAGGGCGGCCTCGTCGTCGCCTCCGACGAGCCCGGGATGCGCGCCCTGCGCGACTTCGCGGCCCGCCAGGAGAAGGCGGGCGTCACCAGCCAGGAGGTCCCCGCGGACCGGCTCCACGACCTGGAGCCCCACCTCGCACCCACCCTGGCGGGCGGCTTCCTCTACCCTCAGGACGCCCAGGTGATGCCCGCCCACGCGGCGGCCCGGCTGCTGCGCACGGACGGTGAACGGATCCGGCTGCGCCTGGGGGAGGAGGTCACCGGCCTGCTCACCGGCACGGCCGGAGAGATCCGCGGCGTACGGACCACGGCCGGCGAGATCCACGCTCCCTCCGTGGTCAACGCCGCCGGAACCTGGGGCGGCGCCCTCGCCGAACTCGCGGGCGTACACCTGCCCGTCCTGCCCCGCAGGGGCTTCGTCCTCGTCACCGAACCCCTCCCGCGCGTCGTGCGCCGCAAGGTGTACGCCGCCGACTACGTGGCCGACGTCGCCAGCGGCTCCGCCGCACTCCAGACCTCGGCCGTCGTCGAGGGCACCCCGGCGGGGCCGGTCCTGATCGGCGCCAGCCGGGAACGGGTCGGCTTCGACCGGACGCTCTCCACCGAAGTCCTGCGCCGGCTCGCCGCCGGGGCCACCGCACTGTTCCCGGTCCTCGGCACCGTACGGGCCATCCGCACCTACCTCGGCTTCCGCCCCTACCTGCCGGACCACCTGCCCGCGATCGGCCCCGACCCGCGCGTCCCCGGCCTGCTCCACGCCTGCGGCCACGAAGGAGCGGGCATCGGACTCGCCCCCGTGACAGGGGAGATCGTCACGGCCTGTCTGACCGGCGCCGAACCGCCCCTCGACATCCACCCGTTCCGCCCCGACCGGTTCGCCGACGCACCCTGA
- a CDS encoding NAD(P)/FAD-dependent oxidoreductase: MTEPENAGHDYDVVISGASLAGSAAAILLARRGARVALLERRSRPTAYKTLCTHSLTANATPVLEELGLIPALEKAGAVRNEARWYTRWGWIEPSAAPGPALPYGYNVRRSTLDPLIRCRAAETPGVDVLLGHQVTGLLQEAGRTVGVRAKTPEGEREIRARLVVGADGKDSAVAEYAGVPTRQHENARFGYLAHFRNLPLRDGISHAWFLVPDMAYAFPNDDGVTVVAVLPDKKRLPAFREDLEGSFLDMVRALPDAPDIDAAERVTKITGTVDYPLRTRKPTAPGVALIGDAALTGDPLWGVGCGWALQSAQWLAEAVAPALTGPGDLDKALTAYARRHRRRLGGHQYLAADFAKGRPFNPGERLMFSAAARDGGLARHMHMFASRLIGPMQFLNPAAVARAAVVNLRHREASARTGA; encoded by the coding sequence ATGACCGAGCCTGAGAACGCGGGACACGACTACGACGTCGTCATCAGCGGGGCGAGCCTCGCCGGCAGCGCCGCGGCGATCCTGCTCGCCCGGCGCGGCGCCCGCGTCGCACTCCTGGAACGCCGCTCGCGCCCCACGGCGTACAAGACGCTGTGCACCCACTCCCTCACCGCCAACGCCACCCCGGTGCTCGAGGAACTCGGCCTCATACCCGCCCTGGAGAAAGCGGGGGCCGTGCGCAACGAGGCACGCTGGTACACCCGTTGGGGCTGGATCGAGCCGAGCGCCGCGCCGGGCCCCGCGCTGCCGTACGGCTACAACGTGCGGCGCAGCACCCTCGACCCGCTGATCAGGTGCCGGGCGGCCGAGACCCCCGGCGTCGATGTGCTCCTCGGCCACCAGGTGACCGGGCTGCTCCAGGAGGCCGGACGGACGGTGGGGGTACGCGCGAAGACGCCCGAGGGCGAGCGCGAGATCCGGGCCCGCCTGGTGGTCGGCGCCGACGGCAAGGACTCGGCCGTGGCCGAGTACGCCGGGGTGCCCACCCGGCAGCACGAGAACGCGCGCTTCGGCTATCTCGCGCACTTCCGGAACCTGCCTCTGCGCGACGGGATCAGCCACGCCTGGTTCCTGGTGCCCGACATGGCCTACGCGTTCCCGAACGACGACGGGGTGACGGTCGTCGCGGTCCTCCCGGACAAGAAGCGGCTGCCGGCCTTCCGGGAGGACCTGGAGGGCAGCTTCCTCGACATGGTCCGCGCCCTGCCCGACGCGCCGGACATCGACGCCGCCGAGCGCGTCACGAAGATCACCGGCACGGTCGACTACCCGCTCCGCACCCGCAAGCCGACCGCGCCGGGTGTGGCGCTCATCGGTGACGCCGCCCTGACCGGCGACCCCCTGTGGGGAGTGGGATGCGGGTGGGCCCTGCAGTCCGCGCAGTGGCTCGCAGAGGCGGTCGCCCCGGCCCTGACCGGTCCGGGCGACCTCGACAAGGCGCTCACGGCGTACGCGCGCCGGCACAGGCGCCGCCTGGGTGGTCACCAGTACCTGGCCGCCGACTTCGCCAAGGGACGGCCGTTCAACCCCGGGGAGCGGCTGATGTTCTCGGCGGCGGCGCGCGACGGGGGCCTGGCGCGGCACATGCACATGTTCGCGTCCCGCCTGATCGGTCCGATGCAGTTCCTGAACCCCGCGGCGGTGGCCAGGGCCGCGGTCGTCAACCTCCGGCATCGAGAGGCGTCGGCCCGGACGGGGGCGTGA